Proteins encoded together in one Procambarus clarkii isolate CNS0578487 chromosome 11, FALCON_Pclarkii_2.0, whole genome shotgun sequence window:
- the LOC123758248 gene encoding V-type proton ATPase 16 kDa proteolipid subunit c, with the protein MSTPEEAPMYSPFFGVMGAASAMIFSALGAAYGTAKSGVGISAMSVMRPELIMKCIIPVVMAGIIAIYGLVVAVLIAGKLNPADKGYSLYQGFVHMGAGLAVGLSGLAAGFAIGIVGDAGVRGTAQQPRLFVGMILILIFAEVLGLYGLIVAIYLYTKTSS; encoded by the exons ATGTCTACCCCGGAAGAGGCCCCGATGTACTCCCCTTTCTTCGGCGTGATGGGCGCCGCCTCCGCCATGATATTTAGCG CCCTAGGTGCAGCATATGGCACTGCCAAGTCTGGAGTGGGTATTTCTGCCATGTCTGTAATGCGACCTGAGCTCATCATGAAGTGCATTATTCCTGTGGTCATGGCCGGTATCATTGCCATCTACGGTCTGGTGGTGGCTGTACTAATTGCTGGTAAACTAAATCCAGCAGATAAGGGCTACTCACTTTAtca AGGATTTGTGCATATGGGAGCTGGTTTAGCTGTTGGTCTCTCTGGTTTAGCAGCTGGGTTTGCTATTGGAATTGTTGGAGATGCTGGCGTGAGGGGAACTGCACAGCAGCCTCGTTTGTTTGTCGGTATGATCCTCATACTTATTTTTGCTGAG GTACTTGGTCTGTATGGTCTGATTGTTGCCATTTACCTCTACACCAAGACCTCTTCATAA